TCTCAAAGACTGGGGCTCCTGAAAGATGCAATAAAGGCTAGACACCATCAGGTGGATTTCAGgcactaaaaatagaatgatcaAGTAATAGCACTGATagctacatatatatgtgtacgtTTATTTATGTTGTATCTCTCTATATACACATAATTATTATGCATCTGTTGGCAAACACCCATTTCAAGATTGTGTTCAAATATACATTTTCCCAACTATCACAGCAAGGCTGAGAGAAGAAAGAGGTTCTCTCATTTTCCAGACCACAAATAAGCCAcacttaaaaagcaaaatcagAGAGAATTTGCTggaggaatttttaaattctccagGAACCCTGGCTTCTAAGGGAGCATGCCAAGACCTCCACTTTCCTCTCAGCTGCCCTGGGGGCAGAGTTCGCACTCACAGCTTCACATCTGGTGGGAGGCTCTAAAGGTCATCCTTTGATGGCCgctttattttgcagatgaacaaACTTGGGCCCCGAGAGACTGAAAGACTTGCCTAAGGTCTGTCACCGGCGACATCAGACAGGTCTCCAGATTTTGTTTCTACCGCCCTCCAGAATCCTTTCTGTGGAATCAGAGAAACACAGCGCTCTGATTAAAACTGTGAAGTCTAAGAGCTCTGTTCACTTCCCCAAACCCACCATGAGGGCCGGGGAGTGGGCTGTGCCAGGCTTTGGGAACCCAGGCCTGTCTCccgggggggagggaggggggggagggggacggggCGCCGCCCCGGCCCAGGCCAGCCCAGGGCTCCCCGGCTCCCGCGCTTCGTGCTCCCCCTCCAAACTTAACTCGAGCGCGCGGGGGGCGACACACGGGAGGGGGGGGCTCTCTCACAACAAAAGGCAAAATTCGGTTTCCCTGGTTCCAGATTGCCACAGGGAACTCTCCCTGCAAAACTATTCCCCGTGAAGGCGGCAGGGGCGCTTTTCTGGGAACCTCAGGACGTCGGGCTGGGGGGCCGCGGGGACACCACCAGATTGGTGGGCGGCAGGCAGAGGCTTCCCTTGCCCACAGGAACTCGCCCCCCCGCACGCAGCCAGcccactccctctccccctccccctcccctcccctcccccgggcgcccggcccctcccccacgcccctttctctttctttctttgccagACTCGCTCGCCCCCACCCCGGCGGCGCCCGCACGACTCCGCACCCAATGGCCGCGGGGCCCGGGAGCGGATCAGCTGATCGGCCTGGGCTCCCGGCCGCTGGGAGCCAATCAGGGCGCCGGGGGCGGCCCCGGGCCGCGGATAAAGGGTGCGGGGCAGGAGGCGGCCCTGCAGAGCCGAGAATGGGAGAAGAGTGGGGCGTTTGAGCAGCACACCGGCCTCCTCACCTCTCTCCGCGCCTCGCTCTCGCGCCCTGCCCGCCTGCCTGCTCGCCGCCCAGGTAAGCGCCTGCCTGGCCGCGTAACGCCGAAGTGGTCCGCGCCGCCCCCTCGAGCTGCGGCGACCCGGCCTTTCTTTCGGCTCGGTTCGGCCACCCCGCCAACCATGGTCCCCAGGGCTACACTTCGGCCTCCCGGGCCCGGATCGGGCACGCTCGCGCTTCCCGCGTGCTTCACCGCCCGGGGGTCTCTGCCGTCCCTGTTGGCAACGGTGGGGCGCGCCCGTGGCCGGGCTCTgcggagggcggggggagttgtTTTGATCTTTTCGCTACTTGCTGCCCAGAGCGCCGCCCCCGGAGGCCGCTCGGCGCTCCCGGCGTCCTGGGCTTGCGGTGGTTTTTGCGTTGTGGGCGGAGTGGCTGTGTCATCCCGTGCGGGATCGCACGCGGGACGCTCGAGAGGCGCGAGCCCCTCGTGCCCTTCCTCCGCGGCGGCGCATTTTGGGGAGTCGTCGGGGTATTGGCAACCTTTTAGACGCCTGGGTTGAAGCGAGTAACCGTGAGCGTTGTTTGCGCGCCCGGCTCCTGCCAGGGGGTCCCCGCGGCCTTCCAGTGTGACCGAACAATGGAGAGCCCGGGCCTCAGCGTGGCCGCCAGGGGACAGGCCGGGCCGGGCCGCGCCGAGGCAGTAGCCGCGCGCGGTCCCTCCCGCGGacccccccactccccgccccaccccagcccctgggcgGCAGGGAATGGCCCCCTCGGCCAGGCCCTGAGATCCGGGCCCGAGGGGCGAGGCCGGGCAATTTCCGCGGGAAGGGGCTGCTCTCAAAGTGGATTATCCCAACTGCCCCGGGGGTGGGAAGCGGGGATCCTCCCCCAGCCGCAAATCCACAAAGAAAGCAGCGAATGAAGATGAAGAGGACGGGGAGTCACGGTCCTCGGGGTCCCCCTCCAACTGCTTCGGTTTCGTCGCCTACTCGGTGAACTCCGGGGAGAAACCGCGACTCAAGATAAAGACCTCAACCCACCAGCCTGCCGATTACTGCACCTCCCGGTCCGACCgctctctgtccccttctccGTCGCCCTCGCCCAGAAAGCTCCGGTGCTTGGACCAGCGGGAGTCGGAACAGGGCGAGCGGCAAGAGGAGAGGCGAGAGTCCGAAGAAACCGCGAGGCGTGAACGCCACTCTAAAAGGAGGAGGGCTAGAGAGggcaaccccaacgctatgcttgACTTTATGTGGCTGGGGTGAGTGAGGGGCAGACTGGACGACCCCGGAGCCGGTGGCAGCTGCAAAAACTGCTGAAAACTTCCGAatccatccccccccccccccccccgtaaaCTTGGCATTGGCACTGCGGCGGTACCAGTTGATATAGTGCACTAGGCTTGCAGGAGATCCGGAACTGAGGCTCGAGAGTGTGGCATGGTGTTGGAGGTGTAACAGCTTGGAGAGAAAAGCTGagagattgggggtgggggagagggggagcTGAAGGCGGAGGTATTGGTCCTTTAATAGGACTTGACAGAGGAGGTTCTCCTTTTCCCCCAGGGGAAGAGTGAGGCCCTCGGAGGGTAAAGCAGTTATGTTTTCAGCTGGGCAAACATGGATGGTTGCCCATAGAAACTTTGCCTCTGTACTTCAGAAAGTTGCCCAAGCCATCGGAGGAGAACAATGTGTTCCCTTTCCAGCCACTCCGGGCCACCGAGGGAGGGCGGAGAAGGGAGAACGGTTTCCTCTTGCGTTGAGGCTAGTGTGTTTAAGAGTTTCTCTTTCAGAGGTTTTGTGATAGTGGCTTGCAGTTTTTAGCATGCCTTGAAATCCCAGATTTTTTTGATTTAGAAGTGGGAATTTCTTAATTACTTGAAAAGTTCTCTAGCGGAATCTCAGAATATTGTTCTCACACTTAAATCTGAGCCTATCTTAAGGGAGAATTTTGCATCACACCAGTGAAAATTATGGCAGCATGCACCTTGAACTCCGACTTAgcagctgttttttgttttttttttttttttttgccatcttgGTGATGGTAAAAGGTGCGGTTCTTTTTAGGAAGCCTCCAGCTTTTTAAGTCTTGTAACCATGTTTCATCCTCAAATCTAAATATGTGGGAGTTTttggggggctggtggggagggagtAGGTCTCCATTAAGACCACAACTGAGatgaaagcaaagagaaaactcaaaacagaaacaatagCAGCCAAGCCTTTCTGTGGCTGGATTTTACTTGTGTTGGGAGAAGGTATGTTTTGTAAACTTTCTATTTCTGAACTTTTGTATCCTCTTAGTAGCTTAGtactaaaaaaaagaattccactGCCTCAGCTACACTGAGGGGCGAGAGCTGAGTTCTCAGAAGTATGAAttctgggatgtgcaggagctgTGGAACTTCAGTCTCTGAGCTCAGGATGCAAAGAGCCCTCAAGAGTTAACTCCCAAGGGCCTGACTTTTCTTTAGCAGGCATCTGCTTTCAGTGCATCAAAAGGTGATCAGATTTTTGCAGTCCATTCTTATAAGGAGATATTTGTGTAATATAAAACTTTAATCTCACTAAAAGCAGAGTGAATAACTATTATCACTTTAGGTGTGTTGACTCCTGAAGAGGAAGAGCACACCGTTTCCACTTGGCTTTTTGCTTCAATTGTCCCTCTTGCGCCATTCCTCCAGGGAGCCATTCCTCCAGGGGAACTGTTTGGAGTGGGTGTTAACaatattattgtttttctccCCAGAACACCTTCCACCATGGCCACCTCGGCAAGTTCCCACTTAAACAAAGGCATCAAGCAGGTGTATATGTCCCTGCCTCAGGGTGAGAAAGTCCAAGCCATGTATATCTGGATCGACGGTACTGGGGAAGGACTGCGCTGCAAGACCCGCACCCTGGACTGCGAGCCCAAGTGTGTGGAAGGTGAGCCGGGCGCTGTGGGACGGGAGCAGCATGAGGGTGGGCGGCAGCCTTAGACCAAGCCACTGGATTAGGCCTCTTTATTTTGTTGGTAAAGCTTTTCTAAGGTAGGGCTTTTCAGACTTCACATTCAATCAACATTAAGCCCCTACACTGCCTCAAAGCATAGCAACAATGGAGCCCTTTATTAAAATGGAATCTCGCATGTAAGCCagtatattgaagaaaaaccaagtcTGTTGTGTGGGACGCTGGGAGGATTCTTGGAGACTTTGCTGATTTGCCCGTCCCTACTTAGCTGGCTCTAAGACCCCCTCAGGAACCCATTTGAAAACTACTGCACTAACCTGAATGTGCCATCTAGTTTACAGAATTTTTGAAAACTCTGTTTAATGCTCATATCACTGGGTTTCTAGATACAAGACTAATGTTCTAAAGTGATTTCCAAATGGAACTGGTTTTTAGTGTTGCCACTCTTATTAATTCTTAAACTGTCTGATTGCTTATTGCTCCAGGAGCTGCTACTATACTATAGTTGTCACCTTCATTTTCCAGTCTAGAACAAGCCATAGCCATCCCCATCCCCTTTCTGGAGAGGGCCTAGAGGGAAATATTGCCTCCTACCTACCTTAGGATAGCTTACTTTTCTGATAATGTTCCATGtttgggtgaatgaataaatgataataGAAAGCCTATATAGTGTTCTTGCTATGTGGCAGATACTGAACAGGTACTGGGGATGCAAGGTGAGTCTGGTCTGCCTTCAGAGAACTCAGTGAGCTGTAGAGTCAAACCAGCCTTGAAAACATACCAGGAGAAGTGGATAAGTGACCAGCGTGCATTCTTGCATAAGTCATCCTGCTAGTTGTCGGTTCCCCTTATAAAATAAGGACACAACTTGAGCTAGAGCAGTGCATAGACACAGCGGGGGGAATAAGAGGAGGCAATACAGATGGCCTAGTGGAAGGATCAGaatcttccccatctcagtatTTTAAATGCTGACTTGCCAGTAGTGATAACAGAATGCCTCAGTTTgtctcctggcacacagtagacttATTCAGGGAGGAAATGTCCTTAGGTTCTTGGGACTGTTCTTTCTTTTAAGGAAGTGATGCGGTGGTTCACTTAGAACTCAGATAGGAAGGGATCAGACCATGGGATTAGGTACAGACTTCAAGGTTTACATATTAATGGTGGCATTTATGCCTTTTACTGCCTTCCTAGAAAAGAGAAAGTAGGCATTTAAAGATGGAAAGGTGAGTGAGGGGCTGGCTGTCTTTGCATTGCCTAGGAAActtctgtacatttttaatttcctttttttacccCAGAGTTGCCTGAGTGGAATTTCGATGGCTCTAGTACTTTACAGTCTGAAGGCTCCAACAGTGACATGTATCTCGTGCCTGCTGCCATGTTTCGGGACCCCTTCCGCAAGGACCCCAACAAGCTGGTGTTATGTGAAGTTTTCAAGTACAATCGAAAGCCTGCAGGTGGGTATAGGATGGGAGGGATGCCTCCACTTCACTCCGCGAATGCTGTGGAGGGGACGGAGAAGACATTCTGAAATCAGTGTTGGGAAGGCTAAGCTATTTCAGAACTGCATTTAGAACCTAGAGGATTAGGTATCCGCCTCTCTACCTTGAACTCCTCTTTGAGGAAGAGATAGTATGGCCCATCCTCCTGGTCTCCTCCATTGGTTGCATAAAATGGTGTTGGATTCTTCTAAATCTGTTTGCTGGTGGAGTCCTCACTGACAGTCCTCCTGCCTGTGGATTTAAGAACCTGGAttctgggccgggtgcggtggctcacgcctgtaatcctagcactctgggaggccgaggtgggagggctcactcaaggtcaggagtttgagaccagcctgagcaagagcgagacccccatctctactaaaaatagaaagaaattagctggacaactaaatacagaaaaaattagccgggcatggtggcacatgcctgtagtcccagctgcttgggaggctgaggcagaaggatcgcttgagcccaggagtttgaggttgctgtgagttaggctgatgccatggcactctagcctgggcaacacagtgggactctgtctcaaaaaaacaaaacaaaacaaaacaaaaaccaaaaccactaACCTGGATTCTGGAGGCTGAAtgttgggtttgaatcctggatGTGCTGCTTAACTGCCTACAAATTTGGGCAAAATATTTATTCCCATACatccattttcttgatttttaaaatggggaaaataaaacccaTCTCAAAgttgaatgagttaatatgtgaTGTCCAAATCATTTGGAATAATTTATACATCAAATATTGGTTACCTTTTCATTCCAGACagcttattttgtttctttatccacTGACTATAAAGCATGAGCACCTTGGCTCACTGTCACATACGTTTGCCCTGAGGTTGCTGTAATAGCACAAAGTACCATGGGAGCCCTGACGTATCTGTTCCCAATTTCCAGCCAGTCATCTTTTTAAATCCTGCTGAAGTCTCTTGCTACACTGCCAGCGAGATTGAGTGAATTTGGACCTTTGTTTTGAGGGCAGTATCGTGTGGTAAAGGGCAGGGGCCCTGAGGCCAAGGTGACCACGGGTGTTCTGGCTCTGCTGCTTGCCCCATAACCTGGGCATGTTACCTAACGTGACATTTCTGAGCCTCGTGTTCTCAATCTGTAAAAATGCAGACTTAAAATACCCACCTCAGTGTTGTTGCGAGGACTCAGTTGagtgttttggtttatttttttgatataaaGGTCTTAAAATGGTTCCTGGAACATAATTAAGCAGTCAGTTGTCTGTTTTAAAGTTCCTTTCTAACTGGGAATTGTTTCCAGTTGAGCTCATCTTGTTTTCTTCTGCACCAGCCAATGCTATATAACTTGGCACTTAATCTCACCTGGAATGTAAGCCCTCTAATGGACAGATGAGTCCCAATAAAAATTAGATTTGTCTCTAAGTGCCTGAGAAACTAGGAAAAAGTCTGACAGAAGCAGCTGCTTTGTGAATAGAGGGATAAGAGCCTGGCATTTGGTGCTTGGCCAGCATGCAGATAAGGTGAACACTTGCTCTGTGCTGGGTCCTCTCCCATGTGACTTGGTTGTAACTGAGTTTAATTATACTGATGTCTTTCAGAGTTTCCCTATAAATGTATAACAACTCCCATTTTTCCAACTTAACAGTGATGGGACACAAAGAGGTTTACACTGGATCAGTTCAGCCTATAATGCACATTTCAGCCATGTGGAATCTGAGCATATTTTCCCATCAGCATTGTGATTCAGCGTGTGTCTTTAGGTTCCCGATGCCAtgttgacttttgtttttttctagaaaccAATTTGAGGCACACCTGTAAACGgataatggacatggtgagcaacCAGTACCCCTGGTTTGGAATGGAGCAGGAATATACTCTCATGGGGACAGATGGGCACCCCTTCGGCTGGCCTTCCAATGGCTTCCCTGGGCCCCAGGGTAAGTCTCCTTGGGGTAGAGGTAAAACTACTCCTCTCCAAGTGTTTAACTGTCCAGAGATGGGAGGAACTCCTTCTGAATCGAGATGCTGAGACTGGCTGAAATGACGTGACAGCTCTCATGTTATCCAAATCCAGAAATGGGCGTAGATATATAAAGTCAGGACTGGGGGAACCTTTGGGTCCACTGAAGCAGTGGCGAAGAGGAGCCCCCTCCATTCTCCACCCTCCGATGGGGGTGAAGGCAGGGATACGACTCCAAGTGTTAAGGGCCTTCTGATTTCTGACGTTGGGATTTTCTGGATTTCCTGACTCTTACCATTTTGTCTTTGTGCTTCTACAGGTCCGTATTACTGTGGTGTGGGAGCAGACAAAGCCTACGGCAGGGATATCGTGGAGGCTCATTACCGAGCCTGCTTGTATGCTGGAGTCAAGATTGCGGGCACTAATGCCGAGGTCATGCCTGCCCAGGTAAGCAGCTCTTGCCCATCCTTCCTGCCTCTGAAAGAAGGCCAGGTAGGCCGATGAGGACTTTGCCTAGCAGGGCCTGCTGATCCACCACTAACCCAAAACCTGAGAATGGATTAGAGTAGAGGTGAGAGAGAAGACAAGCAGGTTTAGGAGCTTCTGAGTTGGAGTAAGTGCTTGGCTTTGTTTTAAAGACCAACCTTCCCATTCTTTCTAGTGGGAATTCCAAATTGGACCCTGTGAAGGAATCAGCATGGGAGATCATCTCTGGGTGGCTCGTTTCATCTTGCATCGCGTATGTGAAGACTTTGGAGTGATAGCAACCTTTGATCCTAAGCCCATTCCTGGGAACTGGAATGGTGCGGGCTGCCACACCAACTTCAGCACGAAGGCCATGCGGGAGGAGAATGGTCTGAAGTGAGTGCCTTCTGGGGCCAGCTTTATTCTCCGGTGACAGAAAGCGTGGGAAGAGAGTTCTCAATCTCTCAGCAGAGTCTCCATGGCAAGATGACTTGCCAAATCTTTGTATCAGGGATGAGTAAGCTGGACTTCTCAGTCTAGACATACCCCTCAGCTCTTGATACTTGGCTTCAAAAATTTTCTGATCCTTTCATTTTGTTCCCATTTGAAAAGTACCAAGTCTACTCGAAAGGTGGAGGAATAGATTCAT
This is a stretch of genomic DNA from Eulemur rufifrons isolate Redbay chromosome 27, OSU_ERuf_1, whole genome shotgun sequence. It encodes these proteins:
- the GLUL gene encoding glutamine synthetase, translating into MATSASSHLNKGIKQVYMSLPQGEKVQAMYIWIDGTGEGLRCKTRTLDCEPKCVEELPEWNFDGSSTLQSEGSNSDMYLVPAAMFRDPFRKDPNKLVLCEVFKYNRKPAETNLRHTCKRIMDMVSNQYPWFGMEQEYTLMGTDGHPFGWPSNGFPGPQGPYYCGVGADKAYGRDIVEAHYRACLYAGVKIAGTNAEVMPAQWEFQIGPCEGISMGDHLWVARFILHRVCEDFGVIATFDPKPIPGNWNGAGCHTNFSTKAMREENGLKYIEEAIEKLSKRHQYHIRAYDPKGGLDNARRLTGFHETSNINDFSAGVANRSASIRIPRTVGQEKKGYFEDRRPSANCDPFSVTEALIRTCLLNETGDEPFQYKN